The following proteins are encoded in a genomic region of Shinella zoogloeoides:
- the gatC gene encoding Asp-tRNA(Asn)/Glu-tRNA(Gln) amidotransferase subunit GatC produces MSVDLATVKRVARLARIAVSEEEASRMMGELNGILGFVEQLSEVNVEGVEPMTSVTPMEMRKREDVVNDGNKADDIVANAPASDRNFFQVPKVVE; encoded by the coding sequence ATGTCCGTAGATCTAGCCACCGTGAAGCGCGTCGCGCGCCTTGCCCGCATCGCCGTCAGCGAGGAAGAGGCAAGCCGCATGATGGGCGAGCTGAACGGCATCCTCGGCTTCGTCGAGCAGCTTTCCGAGGTGAATGTCGAGGGCGTCGAGCCGATGACATCCGTCACGCCCATGGAGATGCGCAAGCGCGAAGACGTCGTCAACGACGGCAACAAGGCGGACGATATCGTCGCCAATGCCCCGGCGTCCGACCGCAACTTCTTCCAGGTGCCCAAGGTCGTCGAATAA
- a CDS encoding AEC family transporter, whose amino-acid sequence MPAIFESILPVFLLVVLGALLKRWRLIDRDMWTGLEQLGFFVLFPSLLFTTLAKAEFAGMAAGDVALGSIGSLSLIALLLGLCWPLFRAAGISPPTYTSVFQTSTRWNAFIALAIAEKLYGAQSLALVALVATLIIIPINLYNIGVLVLFGGGTRSLGTFARKILTNPMIIGSVLGVAVNLLGIRIYAPLMQTAELVADTSLSLGLIMVGAGLKLADALRPRPLVFLPVVLKLLFMPLVMTGAAYALGMRGEQLLTIAMGASVPTAMNGYVLAKQMGGDAPFYAAVATLQTIASFFTIPMVLATTAYLAGG is encoded by the coding sequence ATGCCCGCCATCTTCGAAAGCATCCTGCCCGTCTTCCTGCTCGTGGTCCTCGGCGCCCTACTCAAGCGCTGGCGGCTGATCGACCGCGACATGTGGACCGGGCTCGAACAGCTCGGCTTCTTCGTGCTGTTCCCCTCCCTGCTTTTCACCACGCTCGCCAAGGCGGAATTCGCCGGCATGGCGGCGGGTGACGTCGCCCTCGGCTCCATCGGGTCGCTCAGCCTCATCGCGCTCCTCCTGGGCCTTTGCTGGCCGCTGTTCCGGGCGGCGGGCATCTCGCCGCCGACCTATACCTCGGTCTTCCAGACCTCGACGCGGTGGAACGCCTTCATCGCGCTGGCGATCGCCGAAAAGCTCTACGGCGCGCAGAGCCTCGCGCTCGTCGCGCTGGTGGCGACGCTGATCATCATCCCGATCAACCTCTACAATATCGGCGTGCTGGTGCTCTTCGGCGGCGGCACGCGAAGCCTCGGGACCTTCGCGCGGAAAATCCTGACCAATCCGATGATCATCGGCTCGGTGCTCGGCGTCGCGGTGAACCTTCTCGGCATCCGCATCTATGCGCCGCTGATGCAGACGGCGGAACTGGTGGCGGATACCTCGCTCAGCCTCGGGCTCATCATGGTGGGGGCCGGGCTGAAGCTCGCGGATGCCCTGCGGCCCCGGCCGCTGGTCTTTCTTCCCGTCGTGCTCAAGCTGCTCTTCATGCCGCTGGTCATGACGGGCGCGGCCTATGCGCTCGGCATGCGCGGCGAGCAGCTTCTCACCATCGCCATGGGCGCGAGCGTGCCGACCGCGATGAACGGCTATGTGCTGGCCAAGCAGATGGGCGGCGACGCACCTTTCTACGCCGCCGTCGCGACGCTCCAGACGATCGCCTCCTTCTTTACCATTCCGATGGTGCTGGCGACGACGGCCTATCTCGCCGGCGGATAG
- the ruvX gene encoding Holliday junction resolvase RuvX, with protein sequence MATLTLEELAAILGPGQPIAGLDLGTKTIGLSVSDLGRRLATPRPVLKRVKFTQDAEVLLAFAEKEKVVAFVIGLPMNMDGSAGPRVQATRAFVRSMADKTDIPFVFWDERLSTVAAERTLIEMDVSRKKRAERIDSAAASFILQGALDRLSSLARAADA encoded by the coding sequence ATGGCGACGCTCACCCTCGAAGAACTGGCGGCGATCCTCGGCCCCGGCCAGCCGATCGCCGGCCTCGATCTCGGCACCAAGACCATCGGCCTTTCCGTCTCGGATCTCGGCCGGCGGCTGGCGACGCCGCGGCCGGTGCTGAAACGGGTGAAGTTCACGCAGGATGCCGAGGTGCTGCTCGCCTTTGCCGAGAAGGAGAAGGTCGTCGCCTTCGTCATCGGCCTGCCGATGAACATGGACGGCAGCGCCGGCCCGCGCGTGCAGGCGACGCGCGCCTTCGTGCGCTCGATGGCCGACAAGACCGACATCCCCTTCGTCTTCTGGGACGAACGGCTGTCGACGGTCGCGGCGGAGCGCACGCTGATCGAGATGGACGTGTCGCGCAAGAAGCGGGCCGAGCGGATCGATTCGGCCGCCGCCTCCTTCATCCTTCAGGGCGCGCTGGACAGGCTCTCGTCGCTGGCAAGGGCTGCCGACGCCTGA
- a CDS encoding metal-dependent hydrolase gives MKITWLGHSAFRIETAKARILIDPFFTGNPAFDESTRKDAVSGLTHVLLTHGHGDHVGDTIKIAAETGATVLANADLAAWLGAKGVEKVDMGNTGGTVHFDGFSTTFVNALHSSAQITEDGVSHSLGNANGLVLHFEDEPTLYHMGDTDIFSDMALVNELHQPEIGLVPIGDRFTMGGAVAALACQRFFKFDTVLPCHYGSFGIIDQTADLFVQAMDGASAKIEVPKVGGSVSR, from the coding sequence ATGAAAATCACCTGGCTCGGCCACTCCGCCTTCCGGATCGAAACGGCGAAGGCCAGAATCCTCATCGACCCGTTCTTCACCGGCAATCCCGCCTTCGACGAATCGACCCGCAAGGACGCCGTCTCAGGCCTTACCCATGTCCTCTTGACCCACGGCCACGGCGACCATGTCGGCGATACGATCAAGATCGCGGCGGAAACCGGCGCGACGGTTCTCGCCAATGCCGACCTTGCCGCCTGGCTCGGCGCGAAGGGCGTGGAGAAGGTCGACATGGGCAATACCGGCGGCACCGTGCATTTCGACGGCTTCTCGACCACCTTCGTCAATGCGCTCCATTCCTCCGCGCAGATCACCGAGGACGGCGTTTCCCATTCGCTCGGCAATGCCAATGGCCTCGTCCTTCATTTCGAGGACGAGCCGACGCTCTACCACATGGGCGACACCGACATCTTCTCCGACATGGCGCTGGTCAACGAGCTGCACCAGCCGGAAATCGGCCTCGTGCCGATCGGCGACCGCTTCACCATGGGCGGTGCCGTGGCGGCGCTCGCCTGCCAGCGCTTCTTCAAGTTCGACACCGTCCTTCCCTGCCACTACGGCTCCTTCGGCATCATCGACCAGACAGCCGACCTCTTCGTGCAGGCGATGGACGGCGCGTCGGCGAAGATCGAGGTGCCTAAGGTCGGCGGTTCGGTCTCGCGCTGA
- a CDS encoding aspartate carbamoyltransferase catalytic subunit: MDFFPHRHLLGIKGLTEQEITLLLDRADEAVKISRQREKKTSTLRGLTQINLFFEASTRTQSSFELAGKRLGADVMNMSVGNSSVKKGETLIDTAMTLNAMHPDVLVVRHSSAGAAALLAQKVSCSVVNAGDGQHEHPTQALLDALTIRRAKGKLSRIIVAICGDVLHSRVARSNILLLNAMGARVRVVAPATLLPSGIAEMGAEVYHSMEEGLKDADVVMMLRLQRERMSGAFVPSVREYFHYFGLDAEKLKAAKEDALVMHPGPMNRGVEIASEIADGPQSVIEQQVEMGVAVRMAVMETLLLSQNQGPRA, encoded by the coding sequence ATGGACTTCTTTCCGCATCGCCACCTTCTCGGCATCAAGGGTTTGACCGAGCAGGAAATCACCCTCCTGCTCGACCGCGCCGACGAGGCCGTGAAGATCTCCCGCCAGAGGGAGAAGAAGACGTCGACCCTTCGGGGCCTGACGCAGATCAATCTCTTCTTCGAGGCCTCCACCCGCACGCAATCCTCCTTCGAGCTTGCCGGCAAACGCCTCGGCGCCGACGTGATGAACATGTCGGTCGGCAATTCCTCGGTGAAGAAGGGCGAAACGCTCATCGACACGGCGATGACGCTGAACGCCATGCACCCGGACGTGCTGGTGGTGCGCCATTCCTCGGCCGGCGCCGCCGCGCTGCTGGCGCAGAAGGTCTCCTGCTCGGTGGTCAATGCCGGCGACGGCCAGCACGAGCATCCGACGCAGGCCCTCCTCGACGCCCTGACCATCCGCCGCGCCAAGGGCAAGCTCTCGCGCATCATCGTCGCCATCTGCGGCGACGTGCTGCATTCGCGGGTCGCGCGCTCGAACATCCTGCTCCTCAACGCCATGGGCGCGCGGGTGCGCGTCGTCGCCCCGGCGACGCTGCTGCCCTCCGGCATCGCCGAGATGGGCGCGGAGGTCTATCACTCCATGGAAGAAGGCCTGAAGGACGCCGACGTCGTGATGATGCTGCGCCTCCAGCGCGAGCGCATGTCCGGCGCCTTCGTGCCCTCGGTGCGCGAATATTTCCACTATTTCGGCCTCGATGCCGAGAAGCTGAAGGCGGCGAAGGAGGATGCGCTCGTCATGCATCCCGGCCCGATGAACCGCGGCGTCGAGATCGCCTCGGAGATCGCCGACGGGCCTCAGAGCGTGATCGAGCAGCAGGTCGAGATGGGCGTCGCCGTCCGCATGGCCGTCATGGAAACGCTTCTTCTCTCGCAGAACCAGGGACCCCGCGCATGA
- a CDS encoding alkylphosphonate utilization protein, producing the protein MSDDDYIYDEATGEWRPASEIAAEKAAASVVHDAGGNVLADGDSVVLIKDLKVKGAGQTLKQGTVIKSIRLTDNPEEIDCRHDAIRGLVLRTEFVRKR; encoded by the coding sequence ATGAGCGACGACGACTACATCTATGACGAAGCCACCGGCGAATGGCGCCCGGCCTCGGAAATCGCAGCCGAAAAGGCCGCCGCGAGCGTGGTGCACGACGCCGGCGGCAATGTGCTCGCGGACGGCGATTCGGTCGTGCTGATCAAGGACCTGAAGGTGAAGGGCGCCGGCCAGACGCTGAAACAGGGCACGGTGATCAAGTCGATCCGCCTCACCGACAATCCGGAAGAAATCGACTGCCGGCACGACGCGATCAGGGGCCTCGTTCTGCGCACCGAATTCGTCCGCAAGCGCTGA
- a CDS encoding dihydroorotase, with protein MTRTTVLKNLRIVDPSRDLDEAGSIVIENGRIAAIGSGAQNQGVPEGAEIVDGRGMIAAPGLVDARVFVGEPGAEHRETIESASRAAAAGGVTTFIMMPDTDPVIDDIALVEFVLKTARDKAVVNIHAAAALTKHLAGEEMTEFGLLKAAGAVAFTNGRNPMHNAQVLRRAMTYAREFGSVISLETRDKHLGAGGVMNEGLLASWLGLSGTPREAELIPLERDLRIAGLTRAKYHAAQISVPESAEAVKIARERGANVTCAASINHLTLNENDIGEYRTFFKLSPPLRGEDDRKAMVDALARGEIDIIVSSHDPQDVDTKRLPFADAADGAIGLETMLAAALRLHHSGEVPLMRLIDALSTRPAKIFGLDAGTLAPGARADIVLIDPDEPWLAVKDGFVSRSKNTPFEDARFTGRAVSTYVAGERVHSLG; from the coding sequence ATGACCCGCACGACCGTCCTCAAGAACCTCCGCATCGTCGATCCTTCCCGCGACCTCGACGAAGCCGGCTCCATCGTCATCGAGAATGGCAGGATCGCCGCCATCGGCAGCGGCGCGCAGAACCAGGGCGTGCCCGAGGGCGCCGAGATCGTCGACGGGCGCGGCATGATCGCCGCTCCCGGCCTCGTCGATGCCCGGGTCTTCGTCGGCGAGCCCGGCGCGGAGCACCGCGAGACCATCGAATCGGCCTCCCGCGCGGCGGCGGCCGGCGGCGTCACCACCTTCATCATGATGCCGGACACCGATCCCGTCATCGACGACATCGCGCTGGTCGAATTCGTGCTGAAGACGGCACGTGACAAGGCCGTGGTGAACATCCACGCGGCGGCCGCGCTCACCAAGCATCTCGCCGGCGAGGAGATGACGGAATTCGGCCTGCTCAAGGCGGCCGGCGCCGTCGCCTTCACCAATGGCCGCAACCCGATGCACAATGCACAGGTGCTGCGCCGCGCCATGACCTATGCCCGCGAATTCGGCAGCGTCATTTCGCTGGAGACGCGCGACAAGCATCTGGGCGCCGGCGGGGTGATGAATGAGGGGCTTCTGGCAAGCTGGCTCGGCCTTTCCGGCACGCCGCGCGAGGCCGAACTCATCCCGCTCGAACGGGACCTGCGCATCGCCGGCCTCACCCGCGCGAAATACCATGCCGCACAGATCTCGGTGCCGGAATCGGCGGAGGCCGTGAAGATCGCCCGCGAGCGCGGCGCGAACGTCACCTGCGCCGCCTCGATCAACCACCTGACGTTGAACGAGAACGACATCGGCGAATACCGCACCTTCTTCAAGCTCTCCCCACCCCTGCGCGGCGAGGACGACCGCAAGGCGATGGTGGATGCGCTGGCCCGGGGCGAGATCGACATCATCGTCTCCTCCCACGACCCGCAGGACGTCGACACCAAGCGCCTGCCCTTCGCGGATGCCGCGGACGGCGCCATCGGCCTCGAAACCATGCTGGCTGCGGCGCTCCGCCTCCACCACAGCGGCGAGGTTCCGCTGATGCGCCTCATCGATGCGCTCTCGACACGCCCGGCAAAGATCTTCGGCCTCGATGCCGGCACGCTGGCGCCGGGCGCCCGCGCCGACATCGTGCTGATCGATCCGGACGAGCCGTGGCTCGCCGTCAAGGACGGCTTCGTTTCGCGCTCGAAGAACACGCCGTTCGAAGATGCCCGCTTTACGGGGCGCGCCGTTAGCACCTATGTTGCCGGCGAACGGGTGCATTCGCTCGGCTGA
- a CDS encoding DUF6105 family protein, translating into MKWFLILWAGPIALLGSWYGLSYYDMNFGIFMLTRDAHDLVFRIYGHILGIPPEDLPPLVLRAIVFDSFLVFGLIAFRRRRQIAAWWRARRQASAALASDESLSSAP; encoded by the coding sequence ATGAAGTGGTTCCTGATTCTGTGGGCCGGTCCCATCGCGCTGCTCGGAAGCTGGTACGGGCTTTCCTACTACGACATGAATTTCGGCATCTTCATGCTGACGCGCGATGCGCATGACCTCGTCTTCCGCATCTACGGCCATATTCTCGGCATTCCGCCGGAAGACCTGCCGCCGCTCGTGCTGCGCGCCATCGTCTTCGACAGTTTCCTGGTGTTCGGCCTCATCGCCTTCCGCCGCCGCCGGCAGATCGCCGCCTGGTGGCGGGCGCGCCGTCAGGCGTCGGCAGCCCTTGCCAGCGACGAGAGCCTGTCCAGCGCGCCCTGA
- a CDS encoding acyl-CoA dehydrogenase family protein — MTRDTEQKLADLNQPPLWSGINAYRSDPLLVDATDAMPKPLRDEFDAIGRYVTAPEAQELARMANEGVPQLRTHGPRGERLDVVDFHPAWHALMRRSMANGLHSSLWENVPDEQGRAHKARAVRFYLTAQLECGHLCPLTMTSASVAALSASPQVQREWGRKILSRKYDSTNKPAMQKSAVTIGMGMTEKQGGTDVRANTSRAERVGEGIYRLTGHKWFMSAPMSDGFVMLAQTREGIGCFLVPRLLEDGSSNGLRFQRLKDKLGNRSNASSEVEFSETFGFLLGAPDAGIRTILDMVTLTRLDCALASSGIMRASLAEAVHHTRGRHVFGKPLVAQPIMTRVLADMALDVAAATALSLRLAEAFDKARDSAEDAAYARIMTPVTKYWCCKIAPALIYEAMECIGGSGYVEERPIARHYREAPVNAIWEGSGNVMALDLMRVIGRGKDLFEMLFAGLARDLGPAGRKTVEVLRACLSLCERDEGAARMLIEQLALAAAAAELYRAGAGRIADAFLETRLASGWRSTYGMLDSRFDSAYIVDLLYPPAR, encoded by the coding sequence ATGACTCGCGACACCGAACAGAAACTTGCCGATCTCAACCAGCCGCCGCTCTGGTCGGGCATCAATGCCTATCGCTCCGACCCGCTGCTGGTCGATGCCACCGATGCCATGCCGAAGCCTTTGCGCGACGAATTCGACGCGATCGGCCGCTACGTGACCGCGCCGGAGGCGCAGGAGCTCGCCCGCATGGCGAACGAAGGCGTGCCGCAGCTTCGCACGCACGGTCCGCGCGGCGAGCGGCTCGACGTCGTGGATTTCCATCCGGCCTGGCACGCGCTGATGCGCCGCTCCATGGCGAACGGGCTGCATTCCTCGCTTTGGGAAAACGTGCCCGACGAGCAGGGCAGGGCGCACAAGGCGCGCGCCGTGCGCTTCTACCTGACGGCGCAGCTCGAATGCGGCCATCTCTGCCCGCTGACGATGACGAGTGCCTCGGTCGCCGCGCTCTCGGCCTCGCCGCAGGTGCAGCGCGAATGGGGCCGCAAGATCCTGTCGCGCAAATACGATTCCACCAACAAGCCCGCCATGCAGAAGAGCGCCGTCACCATCGGCATGGGCATGACGGAAAAGCAGGGCGGCACGGATGTGCGCGCCAACACCTCGCGCGCCGAGCGCGTCGGCGAGGGCATCTACCGGCTCACCGGCCACAAGTGGTTCATGTCGGCGCCGATGAGCGACGGCTTCGTCATGCTGGCGCAGACGCGCGAGGGCATCGGCTGTTTCCTCGTGCCGCGGCTGCTGGAGGACGGCTCCAGCAACGGCCTGCGCTTCCAGCGGTTGAAGGACAAGCTCGGCAACCGCTCCAACGCCTCCTCGGAGGTCGAGTTCTCCGAGACCTTCGGCTTCCTGCTCGGCGCGCCGGATGCCGGCATCCGCACCATCCTCGACATGGTGACGCTGACGCGGCTCGACTGCGCGCTGGCCTCCTCCGGCATCATGCGCGCCTCGCTGGCCGAGGCCGTGCACCATACGCGCGGCCGCCACGTTTTCGGCAAGCCGCTCGTCGCCCAGCCGATCATGACGCGGGTCCTCGCCGACATGGCGCTCGACGTCGCCGCCGCGACCGCGCTTTCCCTGCGCCTTGCCGAAGCCTTCGACAAGGCGCGCGACAGCGCGGAAGACGCAGCCTATGCCCGCATCATGACGCCGGTCACCAAATACTGGTGCTGCAAGATCGCGCCCGCCCTCATCTACGAGGCGATGGAATGCATCGGCGGCAGCGGCTACGTCGAAGAGCGGCCCATCGCCCGGCATTACCGCGAGGCGCCGGTCAACGCGATCTGGGAAGGCTCCGGCAATGTCATGGCGCTCGACCTGATGCGCGTCATCGGCCGGGGCAAGGATCTCTTCGAGATGCTCTTTGCCGGCCTTGCCCGCGATCTCGGCCCGGCAGGCCGCAAGACGGTGGAGGTGCTGCGCGCCTGCCTGTCGCTCTGCGAGCGCGACGAGGGCGCGGCCCGCATGCTCATCGAGCAGCTGGCGCTTGCCGCCGCCGCCGCCGAACTCTACCGCGCCGGTGCCGGCCGCATCGCCGATGCCTTCCTGGAAACGCGCCTCGCCTCCGGCTGGCGCTCGACCTACGGCATGCTCGATTCGCGCTTCGATTCGGCCTATATCGTCGATCTGCTCTATCCGCCGGCGAGATAG